A window of Prevotella fusca JCM 17724 genomic DNA:
CGCTTTTGGGACGAGCACCTCTGAGTGAGAGCGAGGAAAAGGCAAAGATGCTTATTGCAACCGACTACGCCCGCAAGATGAGCCTTGATTTACGCATGATTGATGAAAATGTTTACTCAGACCATATCGACAACAAGGCAAGCCATTGTGCCAAGATGCTCAATGACTATTACCAAAAGTACGATACACAGAAAGGGACGCAGTTCGTTTTCTCTGATTTAGGTACTTATAAGCCCGGTGAAGACTTTAATGTCTATTCGGAAATCAAGCGTAAGCTGGTAGAAGACTATCACATCCCGTCCTACGAGATACGCTTCATTCAGGAGTGCAAGAACGAGAAGGCAAAGAAGGCGATGGTAGATGCTATGAACCGTGGGGATATCCGCATTATCTTCGGTTCTACCTCTATGTTGGGTACTGGTGTAAATGCCCAGCAGCGTGCCGTTGCGGTTCATCATTTGGACACGCCCTGGCGACCATCAGACTTAGAGCAACGCAACGGACGAGCCGTGCGCAAGGGAAATCTTGTCGCCAAGGAATTTGCGAATAACAAGGTCGATGTGATTATCTATGCCGTAGAGCGGTCACTGGACAGCTACAAGTTCAATCTGCTGCATAACAAGCAATTGTTTATCAATCAGTTGAAGACCAATACGCTCGGTAGTCGTACCATTGATGAGGGTTCGATGGATGAGGACAGCGGTATGAACTTCTCAGAATACGTAGCAGTGCTTTCTGGCAATACCGACCTTTTAGTGAAAGCAAGATTGGATAAGAAGATTGCCACCTTGGAATCCGAGCGCAAGAACTTCCTCCGTGAGCGTGATGCCGCAACGGGCAAGTTGGCAGAGATTGACAGCTCCGTGTCCTTCCATACGGATAAAATCAAGGAGGCACAGTCTGATTTAGCTCTCTATGAGAAGCGTGTGGAGCGTGATGATGAAGGTACACCTATAAATAAACTGACAATCAAAGGTGTGGAAGACTGTACTGACATTAGTACTGATGCGATAAAATCGCGTTAAGTTTTACATATTATCAAATAGAGGTAGTTCTTTGACATATTGATTGTAAATGACAGAGGTTCTCGGCTTAGTGATTAAATCTCTGAGGTGAGTTTTCTCCAAAGCAGAAACTCTTATCAGCGTTGCCACTTCCGTAATGGTGTATGGGCTTTTGTTGTCCGCCTTTATTCTTGCAACAAGCAGATAGGCGATGACTGCAACCCAGAGATGGATTCGGACTGCATTCTCGGAATACCCCCACAAGGTCTTCACGACAATGTTCTGCTTTATCCACTTGAAGAACACCTCTATGTCCCATCTGTGCCTATACAGGACGGACACTTCCACTGCGCTGATCTCGAAGTTGTTAGTGATGAACACTATTTCTTCACACGTCTCCTCATCATAGTGGCAGACTGCCCTGAAAGGCTCAGGGTAAAGTGCATGAGTCTTTGGCTGAGTCAAGCGAATGGTAAAGTCGCCTCGAATACCATCCTCTCGGGAGAAGTCTTTTCTATGACCAATAATCTCGTATTTCATGTTGTCCTTCGGTCTGGTAACCCAATAGGCTCCAGCCAAATGGAAGCGAAAGAACTCATCGAAGTCAACATAGGCCTTGTCCATCATATAGAAGGCAAGAGGCTCCGGCGCAGTCAGTTCAAGTTCGTTGCTGTCATGCCATCTGCCATCCGTGATGTGGATGTTTGCTGGAATGCTCCCGCGCAAGTCAAGCAGAGTGTGCATCTTCACCGCCCCCTTGTTGTATCTTCCTAAAGCCCATGTCGCAAGTTTGACACTTGTGGAGATGGTCGTGGAATCGAGGGAGTAAAGTACGTTGTCTATAGTGACATCTGGTATCGAGGTCCTTGTGTATAAAGGTCTTACCAGATTTATCATATAGATGCCAAACTCCTCATAGATGCGGTAATCCCGATTGTCGTTAGCTCGGGAAAGTGATGACTGGTTGACCGTGTTGCCAAATCCAAGATGGTAGAGGATGTCCTTGTGGGCACCAAGACACAGGCAGATGTCCCGTAGAGAATCACAACTCGTCAGCTGTCCAAACAAAAGGTGCAGAAGCTGGTTGTAACAAGTCAAATCCTTGACATGCCAGTCGCCACGGTACTTCTTCACGCACTTGTCGAACTGATAACGAGGTATGTACTTCACAACTTGTGAAAACACATATCGACCGACGTTCATAACAATGCAGTTTTGGTTGCAAAGTTACGCTGTCATTTTCAAATCAAAAAATCAAAGAACGATCTGAAACCCTTATTAATAAAGGGATATATGAAGTTTAATTTAAAATTATTGCATCACTAGTATACTGACATCAAGACTACTGCTGCACGTTTACAAGAAATAGACGAAAAAGCTCGGACCAAAGGAGAGTATAATAAAATCGGTGAAGTGTATGGTTTCTCCATAATGGTCAAGACGGAGAGCACTTCAAAAGACTTGTTTGACTGTTCAGTGAACCGCTTTTTTGTGAAAGGGCAGGAGAGTATCTACTATACCTATAATAACGGTAAGTTGGCAACTGACCCGAAACTTGCGTGTCAGAACTTCATTAATGCCTTGGAGCGTATTCCAAAGGTGATAGAATCGCATGAGAAGGAAATGGCAAAGGTTGTGGCCAATAAAGAAGTTTACACCAACATTGCCAACAGTTCTTGGAAGAAAGAGGACGAGCTTCGCTCACTCAAAGGCGAGGCAGCAGAACTTGACAGAAAAATTGCACTTACATTGAACGAACCAAATGAAGAAAATGAAAAATCAAACGAAAATGACCAATCTGAGTATTTAAAACAAAATAGTAGTAATAGTCCAAATACTAAAAAGGAAGAGGAGGGGGTAATTTATTCAAGTTCTATGAATAATAGAAACAAACAAGAAGAAAGTAAGGGATATATTGTAAAAACCAGACTGAGATAAATAGCGATGGTGTGTCATAATTGATACACCATCGTATTATATTATTTCCACAAAGAGTATTCTCTCCATTTTTCAGGAAAGCCCATGTCTTTCAAAACTACCAATTTGGGAGATTTGTCCAATAGGGTGAGCAAACTCTTTCTAAATGAGCTATCAGGACTGATTATTTGCTGCAAATACAAAATTACAGATAAGTAGGCAAACAACTTATTGTCCCTTATCGTTGCAGCTTCTTGCTTTGACAAGAAAGGATAATTCGTTCTATAAGGAAACTTCAAGCCTATTGTAAAGCGGCGATTCCATACACGACTATGATGGGCACAAGTATTGCGTAAAGACGATAAACCATGCATCCAATTCTTCAGAATATCGACATTGTATAGTCCCAAATCCCTGCAAATTGTTTTACTAGAAGGGTTATTCTTGTCCAAAGCAAAAAACAACTTACTCAATGTTCCCATAGAAACAACCTCTAAGGTCATCCACGCTGGCGGAAAAGCAGGTTCGCTATATTTTTGATAATAATGAGCTATAAAATCCTCATTACTTCGCTTGACCTCTTTCATTAAATCCCCTACAACAGGGTGTGTCAATGCGATAAACTTATCGTGGTGAAAGTATAACTTATGATTGAGAAACCAAAAGGCGTCATTTTCATCAACGGAATAAGTTAAGGCGATTCTTGTTCTTAATGCCACCTCGATTTTTTCAATGGCATTGAAGATTAAAGAGCGTAAACGCCTATCAAAACAATAAAGGTCTATCACATCTTGAAAAGAAATGTCCTTTCTCAGAAATTCGTGATTAGCATCTTTCCCATTATTTTGAAAAGGGTATGTGTATGCTCGTAATCTATAATAACTTATGTTATAAAGATATTGGGACGCAAGTTTTTCGTCTCCAATATTAAGTCCTCGATCGCATAGCTTTTTAACCTGCTCAGATGTGTCTATGGGCTTCTTTTCGTACCTCATAACCGTATATAAACTCGAAGACCTCCCCGGGTGCGCTGTTCTGATGAGAAGCGTGGGAGGTCATATTGACTGCAAAATTACTGCTTTTTTTTGAATGCGCAAGGAAAATGCCGAAAAAAATCATTGCAAGTGATAAATTTTCCATTAAAAGTAGCATCAAATGTAGAAATTACAAATATTTTTTGTCCGCAACGCTATCTTTATCGGTTCAATAGTTTCAAACAATATATGGTAAATTCCTTATCAAAGAAATAAGCGAGTGCTGTTATCTTTGTGAGCGGTAAATCCGCGACCAACTTTTTACTTGCAAAGGTAATTATTTTGTTGTGTAAACACTTGCATTTACACAACAAAAATAATCTAATCAGGAAATCAATTACCAACCATCTCGCTTCCGTACCATTTCATCTATCTCTTCCCGAAGGAAAAGCAATCGACCGTTAGCCTTGAGATAGGGGATTTTCCCAGCCCAAACCCAGTTGTAAATGGTCTTTTGTTCCACTTTGAGAATCTTGGATACATCAATGATATCCAAGTATTCGGCTTTCAATGGTGGACGGACAGTCGTGTCAACAGATTGATCCTGCAGAACAAGCAGGCGGTCGAGTTTATCCTCGACGCTTATCAGCTTGTCGAACAGGCGTTTTTGCCAAGTGTCTTCGGTTTTATAATCTAAGTACGACATAGTTCTCCTTTTTGATAGTTACCATTGGTATCTTGTGCCAAGATACGTTGTTCTTTCATATAGGCGATGTATTTCTTTGCAGTTCTGTCCTTGATTTCCATTTCGCGCATCAGAACCTCACAAAGTTCTTGGTAAGTGAGCTTGAAAGAATTTTGGAAGGCTTCTTTGACAACGACAATGAGTTCATCAGTCTTGCGCTTTTCCTTGTCCTCTTTAGACTTCTCGCCACGATAGACGTGCATGTCCTCAGCCTTATCCCAGCCGAAAAGCATCATCGGTACGTCCAACGGACTTCCGTCACGGACTTTCAATGCCTTTACCACTGAGTATTCGGGATTATCGTCTTTCTCAATGGAGAGTATCCCTGCTGCCTTTCGTTGAAGTTCCGAGCCGATATGCCCACGGAGTTTGATTCCATTCGGTACGAAGTGTAGCACGCAGATGATACAGGTATTATAAATCCCAGCCAAGCGATAAAGCTCGTCCACAATGGCAATACTTTCCGTTTCATCGTTGGCAGAACGTATCAAGTCGGCTATTCCGTCAATCACCACGAGGTGGATGCCTCCATGCCTGTGATGGAACAAGTCCATACTCTCACGGATAAGGTTCAGTCTGTCCTTACGAGACAGAGAGGCAAGGTACAGAGAATGGCAAAACTTCGGTACTGCCGTCAAAGAAGCCCTACGCAGTGTCTTACCCAAGTTCTTGTGCAACTGTGCCTCGGACTGTTCCGTGTCATAGTGTAGGACCGCCAAGCCTTTGGGATTGGGGGTAATCTCTAATCCCAAGGTCTTCTCTATCGGCAATCGTTTTTCTCCCAACGCTCCGGCAAGGATGGCACCCACATAGTTGCTCTTGCCTGTCCCCTCACCTCCAGTAATGCAGAACAGGTTATCCTGTGTGCCGAGTGGCACACCGTTTACTGCTACTACTGATTTGGAAATGTCCGGTGGATTCTCATAATCAATCTCACAGGAACGTAACATCATCATGGTTTGGCTATATAGATCTGAGAACATCTTGGCAAGCAGCTCTTTCAGTTCCTTTGCCCCGTTGCCCAAGGCAAAGAAATCAGAAATGTCTTTTTCAGACTTCGTACCACTTAGCGGAAGTGAAAGGTTCAAGACCTTGTATTCCACCAGATGTTCAGACTGTTTATGTGCCTCCCGTACACCTGTTTCATCCGCATCATACAAGAGTATTATATGCCTAAAACGAAGCTGAAGGCTCTCAATGATACTTGTCGGTATCTGTGCGGTTTCACTGTTGAAACAAATTGCATTGAAGCCGTGTGCATACAATGAGAGTACATCCTTTTCACCACCTGTAATGAAAAGCATATCTCCTTTGGCAGGAATCTGCTCCATTCCGAAGCAATACGTGGCAGGCATCCGTCCACCATAAAGAAAGCGGATTTTTGGACTGTGAGGTCGGTATATCTTTACATAGCCATTTCCTATATAGGCAAACATAGGTTCCGTAGGTGAGCTATAAAGTTCAAATTTCTTACCTTCGGTAGATACACTTTCATAGCGTTTAAGACTCCGTACACGAAAGCGACGGAGTGTATCCTCATGGATGCCGTAATGCGCCCAATAGTTCAGCAGCCCATCGTCAAATGGCTGTATCTCAAAACTATATGGACGTTCTTCCGTGCACTTGTTCATATCAGCCTTAGGAGTGGGAACAATAGTTTTTTTATATGCTGACGTGATATGGCTGCTATGCTTTTCACCATCACATAAAGAGTACAATCTAAGTTCTTGTACAATCGTTTCCAATACTTCGGGAAAACTTGTTTTCAGGTTCAAGTTACGGAGGGTTGCCACAAACCAGAAACAATCCCCTGAATATGTGGTATCTCCATGATCATAGAATTTGTAAGAAGAAGTTTTCCTGTCGTAGTAGATATGGCAGGAAGCCCGCCTGTCGTCATAGAAAGGACTTCGGAAGTTGCGATGAAGGTTTATCTCAAAGCCAAGGAAATGTGAAAACACATTCAGACCTCCTTGTGTAAGTAAAAGAATCTGTTCCTTTTCTATCATAATTGTCGGTTTTTAGGGTTAAGACATGAACTCATGATGAGATTGTCCTTGAAACGGTTGAGCCGCCCAAGAACCTCATCGTTTCTCATACCTGATACGCGGAGTCGGTTACACTTCGTGGCTATCACGATAGACTTGAAGAAGTAGCGTACATCGCCACCCTCCGTGTAGCGATACCGTACCAACTGCTTCTTGCGCCAGCGATAAAGGGTGGACTCTGAAACATTCAGAGTCCCGATAAGGTCTTTGGTGGTCATCTCTAGCTCTTCATCTATATCTTGGATAAGATTAGAAGTGCGCTCAACATACTGCTCTATTCGGTTGAGCCTATCTATCAGTTCCTGATAGGCTTGGCTTTCTACTGCTAGTATTTCCATCAGCGTAATCGTTTGGTTTTAATTGTTACATATTCTATTCCAAGTTCACTGACTAACTATGAAAGTCTTCTGAATGCTTCCTCAGTAAAAACCTCCAGATGAATTTCTGCTATAGGTAAAGGACCGGGCTGCCCATTACGTGCAAGAAACTCAAATATTTTGGTAGACTGGATGCCACCTTTGAAGCGTACATCAGAATTTGTTCAAGGGTCATTGCTGTCTTTCCTCTTTCCCAGCGCGAGATCCGACTCGAACTAACTTTCAGAATAACAGACAGATACTCCTGCGAATAACCATTTTTCACTCTTGCTGACTTCAGCATTTCCAATAACTTTTTCATACTTATAAAGTTACTAAAACACCGTTACAAGAGCAACCCGCCACATGCAAATGTTTGCACACTATGCAATCCGTCTTGCAGACGGCGCAAGTTTGTTTGTTAGTAGCGGAATACACAGTGTACCAATAAATATAACGAACTAAATCTAAAACATTTTATTACTCTTATATCTTTGTATAATTATTATTGTTTTGTAAAACTCCAGTGCAAGGTGCAAGTCCCTTTATATATAAGGGCTTGCACCTTGCACTGGAAAATGTAGCAGTAAAATCTCTAAATATTTATGGCACAAAGATTTGGAGATATAAACAAAAAGATCTAACTTTGTACTCCGAGAATGGGAGTGAGCGTGCTTTCAACAGATAGTCAAAATAGCGGTCATAAACCAGTCAGTTTGCTGCTACATTTCTGCTACAGAGACTGTCAGTACAAAAAGGTAAATATTTAGCTAACAGCGATAAGGACATATTGTGGATTAGTTCAGGCTGGTCCACATAGAATATTAAGGAGTTACAGCAATGTAACTCCTTTTTGCTTATCTGCAAGTGAACTTTTGAATAGCAAAGTATTACCCGGTGCCGACACCGTGGGGCGTGGACTGAAGGAGCTTGCCAAAGAGAATATTGTCTACAAGAGCGAGACGTCAGACAGGGCTTACAGTTTTAACACTGCAGAGAAGCTGAACACCTTACTTTTACGGATGATACGGAGAATGGGGCTTATAAAGGGTTCTTCCATTAAATGCATGGATGTTTTTCGTATAGCTTTAAAGGAAGAAGCGGAGTTGTTCATTAAATAAAAACATAGCCAAGACCGCCTTGTCTACCTACTTTATTATCATCCTCCGACACAGAAAACCTTTTCATGTCAATACTTTGAAAAGGCAGACAACAGCTTGAAAAATCATGACATAATTTCGGGTAAAATATCTACAGATAAAGGCAAAAATACGTATAAAAAGCAAGTTTGCAACCAGCAGTAAATCAGTTAGTTATAAAGTCATGCAAGAAAAGGTGCTTAATTGGACTTCAAAAGGGCGTCAGTAAGACCTCAAAAGGGCATCTATTGCAAGTCAATTGGGCGTCTTTTAGAAGCCAAGAGACCATGTATTGGTTTTGAGCTGCATGAAAATAGTTTACAAAAAGCGGTCAGCATGAGAATAAGTTGTTTGTAGAAGACGGAAGGACGTGGTTAGTATTTGCCTTTTCTACATTCTTATCTTGCGCTTTATCCCTTTTTGTGAGACCGTCCGATCTTGGATAGTCATACCATACAAGCGTATAAGCCTTTGTTCTGTTTCCAATCTATGCATTTAACGGAAGAACCATTTTATATTTACAGAAAGCGGTGCAGAGCACTTCATTGGCATAGTCTTTTGGCAACAATTCCATCGTATGCTTCGGACGAAGTGTTGGCTGGAGAGGTGCAGGCTTAGCGGTCTGGCAGTTCGGTGATGGCGTGGTGGAGCGTCAGGAATTACATTAACTTGAAATGAAGTGGGGACAGGCGATAGTCTGATGTGAGCTTGACGGATGGAAAGGTGATTGCTGCAGAAGTTCAGTCCGCTTTCTTTTCCGAGGGGCAGAATAATCCAGCTGCCGTCATTGCGGATAAGATAATTTTTCCTACCTTTGCCAAGGTCTGCAGTTTCAGATTGAAGACAGTGAGAACAGACTGGCTGCAAAGAAGGCTGGTGGGTAGACAATGGCTTCATAAGTGAACGATGAGATGAAGTTCCTTATAGGCGCAACCAGCCTTAAAAGAAGCATCGTCCCTGTTTTCAAGAATGGTTAAATCACGTCATTATGAGCATCGAGAGCATAATCAGTAAAATACAGGAACTAAAGGATGAATATGTTAGTTACTTCAAGCCGGTTGATGATGCCGACATTCACCTTTATGAAAGCAAAGTGCCGTTCAGCTTGCCGGAAGCGTATCTGGAGTTTCTAAGGTTCTCAAATGGTATTATAATATGTGGCGATGAGATGCTGGGAATCAACAACCAGCCATTCGACCTTGTCAGAGCCTATGATATGGAACATTATCAGACAGCCTTCCCGATGCCCGACTATATCGTTCCCTTTGCTCCCGATGGCGGGGGAAATTACTATTGCTTTGATACCTCTGACAGTAACAGGATAGTCTTCTGGACCTCAAACTATGAATATTCTGCCACTGACAGGCCAGAGGTTGTGAACCATGACTTCTGTGATTGGTTTCATGAGGTTATGTTGGAATGGAGTATAGACATCATCGGCAGTGATATTTTCAAGTCTTAGTCAGGTGTCGTCCGCTATACTTCTTCAGACCGGCTGTCTGCACGGAAGCAGGCTTGGATATGTAGGTAATTAATCAGGAACACCTGTTTGTTATGGAGAAGTTCAAATTAGATAATTTCAGGAAAGAGTATGGTATGGAAATGCTGGTTGTCCGTACGCTGCCATCTGGTGAATGCCGGGCGATACGGCAGGGCATACTTCAGAAAATGAAGGTAGACAGCCTTGCCGGTTTCTTCAGAAAGATGGAAACAGAGTTTATAACGGTTGAGAATGCAGGTGCTGAAGATGAGGAGATTGATTGGCATAAGATTCTTGGTCAGTTAGGAATCCCTGTGCCCCGTGAAGTTTATTTGAACTTTGGTAACTTCGAAACCATAGATGTCATGCTGTTCAAGGACTTCTGCAAGTATTTCAGCGATGTATGGTATCCTTCATCCGATGATATTGAGCTATTCGACAGAACAGGAACTTGGATTATTTCGATAAGGCATTATGGTGCTTTATGCTATGCGAAGCTGTAGAAGCGTCTATGGCTGAAACAAGGTATAGATATCTAAGGAAAAGAAGAGTAAGCCCCCCTGTGGGAACAGCCACTGCGGCAACGGAAAACACACGCCAGCATCCGATGGTCTAATGACAAGGAAAACCCCGTTTTAATTTACCCAAAAATAGGTATTGTCGTATCAATGAGAAGAAAGTACCTTTGCAGCGTTATTTTTTTACATATCATAACGAAAATGAAGTTATACAGAAAAGGAAATAAAAGGATGCGTTCAGCAGAGGTACTGGCTTGTCAGTGTGCAATTCGAAGTCAGGTCTGATGATGTCAATGGGAATTACAGGCAGTTTGTTTTTCTCTATGGAATATTAATTGTCAGGTAGGTGTACGGAATCAATTGCCGGTATGTTCAACTCTGTTTCCCAGCCAGTCTGCTGTCATGAAGAAGGAGGATGGTGCGCTATACGTCCGATATTGGATGACAGAGCGGTGGAAAAGAAGCTCCAGACGGCTGGCAAAGCAAGCATAGGCATTTGGGAAACGCATTTGTGTTTGGTTTTGATAGTCTGCATGATGAAAACAAATGACAGACGATTAGTTTATTTTAACTCAATCGACTTGCTTTTATTCTCATTAAATAATATATTTGCGACAAAAGGTCTGACATGAAGCGAACAGGATAAGTGCCATGTTTTTAAGTCTTTAGCGATGATAATGCGTTAGAGATACAGATGCATTCCTCTGAAAATAGTTCTAAATCAATATGTATTTTTATCTGATAAAAACCTTGAAGAGTATGGAATTAAAAAAGACACTTTACTCCCTAATGTTAGGTGGAATTCTTCTTTGCCTGTTCTCATGTGCAAAGGAAGATGAATTCGAGTTGCCAACACTGGTCCTTTCGGAGAACAATGTTACGTTTGACAAAGGAGTCGGTGAAAGGAACATCAGTGTGACAACGAACCAGAGCAGTTGGGTTGCATCGTCTCCACAGGAAGGCGACTGGCTCTCGCTGGTTCAGGATGGCAACCTCCTGAAAGTGAAGGTGGGAGAGAACAAGATGGGTACGGAACGCCGTAGCTACGTGCTCGTGAATGCCAATGGTGCTACCGGTAAGGTAGAGGTGAAGCAGAGTGCGGCTGACGTGACGCTTGACGTTGTTCCGACAGAAATCTATCTGCCGCAGACAGGTGGCGAAAAGACGGTTGACGTTACGACCAACTCATCAGTTTATGATGTTACAACCAGTGAGGAGGTCAGCTGGCTGAAGATAGTCAAGTCTGAGGAGGAGATAAAGCTGATAGCTGGGCGCAACGATAGCTACCAGAAGCGTGAGGTGAAGCTCTATGCCAAGAGCGGCAGCGTGACCCGTGAAATCGTCGTGTCACAGTCGGGCATACAGCGTTATATCCTTCCTGTCAACCCCGGTGTACCGCAGGATGCACACAAGATAATGGAGTATGAGCTTGGACGAGGCAGCTATCTGCGAGAGTACCAGACAGCCATACCGGCATACGGACTTGAAGAAATGTACACCTTCATTACCCCTTCGCCAATATTCACACTGATACAGTATTGCAGTCCTGACGGCATTACTCCTTCGCAGATCATCACTGTCGGCGACGGAAGGAAAGCCATAGATGCCGTCAAGGACAAGGCTTTCGAGAAGTTCCTCACTGACAATGGCTATGTGCGCAGCAACTCCGAATCAAACAGGGAGTATATGAACGAGAAGGAACTGATGTCCCTGAAGGTTTATATATCAGAGAAGGAGAACAATGAAGGCGTAAACCTTACCTTCAATCCGATTATGAAGCAGGTGGGTGAATACAAGACCTTCGACAAGGTTCCTTACTATCCGCTTGAGCTTCTGCAGAAAGATGACGTGAAGCTGGCACAGGTTGAGCAGTACGAGCAGAATGCAGGCAGCAAGGAGGAAGAACGCTCAATGAATGAATACAAGGACACGGAGGTGTCACAGTTGCAGTACACGCTGAAGGGAACTCCCGGTCCGGCAGATGCTTACGGACGTATCCACATCTTCTATACAACCGACAAGGACGGCAACGCTCCTGCGAAACTTGGAAGCGTACAGATTGGTGCATTGCTCTTCAAGGACACAGGTCTCGGTGTGTGGAAGTATGGAAACAAATGGGTCGTTACGAATGAACTCAAGAAGAAACTCGGTGAAGACGGTTTCTCTTTCCTCCGTTCTTCAGGCAATACCCACTTCTTTGTACGTGAACGCGACCACCTGCTCATAGCTGTTACATGCGTATCCGACAATAATGTTCCTGTCCTCGCATTGCTCTACAACTACGACCCGTCAGTGTCAGGTGCAGGGAGCAAGGCTGTGAAGGCGCAGGAGAAGATGGTCAGAAACTTCCTTGCAGCAAAGAAGGCTTTGAAGTTTTAGCCAAGTGACTTAGGTCTCGGATACAGGTTTTATGTATGCAGAAGGGCATGCTGCAAGCATCTTGATGCCCGGACGGTTGTCTGTCTGTGCAGGAAAAGATGCCTGACGGCAATGCGAGCAACGGTTAATTGACAGGCAGGCATCAGTTGGGATGCAGTCGATGCCAGCTTACGTTGCAGGCAATACCTCTGCTATGCTTCTGAGACTTGGGTCGAATGATAACTTTATTTAAATTTTATCCGATATGCGTATAACAAAATTACATAAGCTGTTGCGGTTCTCCTTCCTATGCCTTGTATTGGCAATGGTGGCAGGATGTGCCGAGAATGACAGTTTCGAGCAACCGCAGCTGAGCGTTTCAGAGAAGGATATAGCGTTTTCCAACCAGATGGGTGAGAAGACCATTACCGTGAGCACGAACTGCAAGGAATGGGTTGCCACGACGCCGAAGCCGTGGGTGCACCTCACACGGAACGGAAACGAGATAGCCGTGCAGGTGGATGCCAATACGACTGGTGCGGAAAGAAGCAGTTACATCCTTGTTGACGGCGGTCTGGCTGTTGAGAAGGTAATGGTAAAGCAGAGTGCTGCCGACATCTCGATTGATATTGCCAATGGTGAGATTATACTGCCACAGGTGGGCGGTACGACTACCGTAGACGTGAATATGGAAAGCAGCATGTATGAGCTGCTGCAGAACGAGAAGCCCGAATGGCTGCAGGTTGTGAGGAAGAAGCATGCGTTGAAGTTCATTTCCAGACCTAACTATGACGTAACGGAGAGGACGACAAAACTCACGATAACATTTGGCGGAAAGAGCAGTGAGGTGATTGTAAGACAGCCCGGTGTGGCTACATTCATTCTGGCTTGCAATCCCGGCAATCCTTTCAGTCTGCATAAGATGATGGACTTTGAGTATCGCAGGGGCAGTCTG
This region includes:
- a CDS encoding Abi family protein, which gives rise to MRYEKKPIDTSEQVKKLCDRGLNIGDEKLASQYLYNISYYRLRAYTYPFQNNGKDANHEFLRKDISFQDVIDLYCFDRRLRSLIFNAIEKIEVALRTRIALTYSVDENDAFWFLNHKLYFHHDKFIALTHPVVGDLMKEVKRSNEDFIAHYYQKYSEPAFPPAWMTLEVVSMGTLSKLFFALDKNNPSSKTICRDLGLYNVDILKNWMHGLSSLRNTCAHHSRVWNRRFTIGLKFPYRTNYPFLSKQEAATIRDNKLFAYLSVILYLQQIISPDSSFRKSLLTLLDKSPKLVVLKDMGFPEKWREYSLWK
- a CDS encoding bifunctional DNA primase/helicase, whose product is MIEKEQILLLTQGGLNVFSHFLGFEINLHRNFRSPFYDDRRASCHIYYDRKTSSYKFYDHGDTTYSGDCFWFVATLRNLNLKTSFPEVLETIVQELRLYSLCDGEKHSSHITSAYKKTIVPTPKADMNKCTEERPYSFEIQPFDDGLLNYWAHYGIHEDTLRRFRVRSLKRYESVSTEGKKFELYSSPTEPMFAYIGNGYVKIYRPHSPKIRFLYGGRMPATYCFGMEQIPAKGDMLFITGGEKDVLSLYAHGFNAICFNSETAQIPTSIIESLQLRFRHIILLYDADETGVREAHKQSEHLVEYKVLNLSLPLSGTKSEKDISDFFALGNGAKELKELLAKMFSDLYSQTMMMLRSCEIDYENPPDISKSVVAVNGVPLGTQDNLFCITGGEGTGKSNYVGAILAGALGEKRLPIEKTLGLEITPNPKGLAVLHYDTEQSEAQLHKNLGKTLRRASLTAVPKFCHSLYLASLSRKDRLNLIRESMDLFHHRHGGIHLVVIDGIADLIRSANDETESIAIVDELYRLAGIYNTCIICVLHFVPNGIKLRGHIGSELQRKAAGILSIEKDDNPEYSVVKALKVRDGSPLDVPMMLFGWDKAEDMHVYRGEKSKEDKEKRKTDELIVVVKEAFQNSFKLTYQELCEVLMREMEIKDRTAKKYIAYMKEQRILAQDTNGNYQKGELCRT
- a CDS encoding helix-turn-helix domain-containing protein; translated protein: MSYLDYKTEDTWQKRLFDKLISVEDKLDRLLVLQDQSVDTTVRPPLKAEYLDIIDVSKILKVEQKTIYNWVWAGKIPYLKANGRLLFLREEIDEMVRKRDGW
- a CDS encoding IS4 family transposase: MNVGRYVFSQVVKYIPRYQFDKCVKKYRGDWHVKDLTCYNQLLHLLFGQLTSCDSLRDICLCLGAHKDILYHLGFGNTVNQSSLSRANDNRDYRIYEEFGIYMINLVRPLYTRTSIPDVTIDNVLYSLDSTTISTSVKLATWALGRYNKGAVKMHTLLDLRGSIPANIHITDGRWHDSNELELTAPEPLAFYMMDKAYVDFDEFFRFHLAGAYWVTRPKDNMKYEIIGHRKDFSREDGIRGDFTIRLTQPKTHALYPEPFRAVCHYDEETCEEIVFITNNFEISAVEVSVLYRHRWDIEVFFKWIKQNIVVKTLWGYSENAVRIHLWVAVIAYLLVARIKADNKSPYTITEVATLIRVSALEKTHLRDLITKPRTSVIYNQYVKELPLFDNM
- a CDS encoding MerR family transcriptional regulator; translated protein: MEILAVESQAYQELIDRLNRIEQYVERTSNLIQDIDEELEMTTKDLIGTLNVSESTLYRWRKKQLVRYRYTEGGDVRYFFKSIVIATKCNRLRVSGMRNDEVLGRLNRFKDNLIMSSCLNPKNRQL
- a CDS encoding SMI1/KNR4 family protein, with product MSIESIISKIQELKDEYVSYFKPVDDADIHLYESKVPFSLPEAYLEFLRFSNGIIICGDEMLGINNQPFDLVRAYDMEHYQTAFPMPDYIVPFAPDGGGNYYCFDTSDSNRIVFWTSNYEYSATDRPEVVNHDFCDWFHEVMLEWSIDIIGSDIFKS